In a single window of the Pandoraea pulmonicola genome:
- a CDS encoding XapX domain-containing protein: MKLYLVSLGVGILVGIIYGGLGVRSPAPPAVALIGLLGMLIGEQVVPPVKRMLAGEPVNLVWFHRECVPKITGLPGPVAQTSREDKKPDVPQA; encoded by the coding sequence ATGAAGCTCTATCTCGTTTCTCTCGGTGTCGGCATTCTCGTCGGCATCATCTATGGCGGGCTCGGCGTGCGTTCGCCGGCGCCGCCGGCCGTCGCGCTCATCGGCCTGCTCGGCATGCTGATCGGCGAACAGGTGGTGCCGCCGGTCAAGCGCATGCTCGCGGGCGAGCCGGTGAATCTCGTGTGGTTCCATCGCGAGTGCGTGCCGAAGATTACCGGCCTGCCGGGCCCGGTGGCGCAGACGTCGCGGGAAGACAAGAAGCCGGACGTGCCGCAAGCCTGA
- a CDS encoding DoxX family protein, protein MATVLPPSRAAREGLALPGWVYWLALLLLCSAYLQGGIDKALDFAAATAEMRHFGLAPAAPFATAVIVLELGASLLILTGRWRWLGALALAAFTLAASFMANRFWAAPPGERVMMANGFFEHLGLVGGFIAVAWYDLVSRASRRPS, encoded by the coding sequence ATGGCTACGGTCTTGCCGCCGTCCCGCGCGGCCCGCGAGGGCCTTGCGCTGCCGGGCTGGGTGTATTGGTTGGCGCTGCTGTTGCTGTGCAGCGCGTATTTGCAGGGCGGCATCGACAAGGCGCTGGACTTTGCGGCGGCAACCGCCGAGATGCGGCACTTCGGCCTCGCGCCTGCGGCGCCGTTCGCGACGGCGGTCATCGTGCTGGAGCTGGGTGCGTCGCTGCTGATTCTCACGGGGCGCTGGCGATGGCTCGGCGCACTGGCACTGGCGGCTTTCACGCTGGCCGCCTCCTTCATGGCGAACCGGTTCTGGGCCGCGCCGCCCGGTGAGCGAGTCATGATGGCCAACGGATTTTTCGAGCATCTGGGGCTCGTGGGCGGCTTCATCGCCGTCGCCTGGTATGACCTCGTTTCGCGCGCATCGCGGAGACCTTCATGA
- a CDS encoding response regulator transcription factor, whose amino-acid sequence MNGLPDSDTATVYVVDSDPADNDALCRQIRGAGWRALGFACGADFLAGERAPGPACLVLDADSGTPDAGLALQETLAVRRDPIPVVFISDRPDVQTSVRGMKAGAVDFLARPFETGVLLAAVGAALACDRQRIAREKANTSVADRAQRLSQREREVMALVAAGRMNKHIADELGISEVTVKIHRGNAMRKMEARSFADLVIMAHKLGMTSPALYHGGIGRNKREVA is encoded by the coding sequence ATGAACGGGCTTCCGGACAGCGACACCGCGACGGTCTACGTCGTCGACAGCGACCCCGCCGACAACGACGCCCTTTGCCGGCAAATCCGGGGGGCGGGATGGCGCGCGCTTGGCTTCGCCTGCGGCGCCGACTTTCTCGCCGGCGAACGTGCGCCCGGTCCGGCCTGCCTCGTCCTGGACGCCGATTCGGGTACGCCCGACGCCGGCTTGGCGCTGCAGGAGACCCTGGCGGTGCGCCGGGACCCCATTCCCGTGGTTTTCATCTCCGATCGACCCGACGTGCAAACGAGCGTGCGCGGCATGAAAGCCGGCGCGGTGGATTTCCTGGCCCGGCCGTTCGAGACCGGTGTTCTGCTCGCGGCCGTCGGGGCGGCGCTCGCCTGCGACCGTCAGCGGATCGCGCGCGAAAAGGCGAACACCAGCGTTGCCGATCGCGCCCAGCGGCTCTCGCAGCGCGAGCGCGAAGTCATGGCGCTCGTCGCGGCGGGGCGCATGAACAAGCACATTGCCGACGAACTCGGCATCAGCGAAGTCACCGTCAAGATCCACCGCGGCAACGCCATGCGCAAGATGGAAGCGCGCTCGTTCGCCGATCTGGTCATCATGGCACACAAGCTCGGCATGACGTCACCGGCGCTCTATCACGGCGGCATCGGCCGTAACAAGCGCGAAGTGGCGTGA
- a CDS encoding amidohydrolase, with the protein MTAPTPDLILVNGKFATLDRANPQADAVALTDGKFSAVGTRDDVMRLADNRTQVIDLQGRRVIPGLIDSHMHIIRGGLNYNMELRWDGVRSLADAMRMLKDQVARTPAPQWVRVVGGFTEHQFAEKRLPTIDELNAVAPDTPVFILHLYDRAILNGAALRAVGYGKDTPNPPGGEIVRDGAGNPTGLLLAKPNATILYATLAKGPKLPPEYQKNSTRHFMREVNRLGVTGVIDAGGGFQNYPEDYDIIEALHREGQLTVRLAYNLFTQKPKAELADFSQWVKQVSPGQGDDLYRHNGAGEMLVYTAADFEDFRVERPEMPPSMEGDLEPVVRLLAENLWPWRLHATYDETISRALDVYEKVAKDVPFEGLHWFFDHAETISDRNIDRIAALGGGIAVQHRMAYQGEYFVERYGTRAAEATPPIRRMLERGVKVGAGTDATRVASYNPWVSLYWLVTGKTVGGLRMYAPGNLLDRDDALRLWTEANTWFSSEVGKKGQIKVGQLADLAVLSDDYFSVPEDEIQDITSVLTLLGGKVVYGDGDFGKYAPEIPPAMPDWSPARHGVGYKPRQPQVLNVSVSCACATSCGVHGHAHAKAWSAGVPASDESGFWGALGCSCWAF; encoded by the coding sequence ATGACCGCCCCCACGCCCGATCTCATTCTGGTCAACGGCAAGTTCGCCACGCTCGACCGCGCCAATCCGCAGGCGGACGCAGTCGCACTCACCGACGGGAAGTTCTCCGCCGTAGGCACGCGCGACGACGTGATGCGTCTGGCCGACAACCGGACGCAGGTCATCGACCTGCAGGGCCGGCGCGTGATCCCCGGACTGATCGACAGTCACATGCACATCATCCGGGGCGGCCTGAACTACAACATGGAACTGCGTTGGGACGGCGTTCGCTCGCTCGCCGACGCCATGCGCATGTTGAAGGACCAGGTCGCACGCACGCCGGCGCCGCAGTGGGTTCGCGTGGTGGGCGGTTTCACCGAACATCAGTTCGCCGAGAAGCGCCTGCCGACCATCGACGAACTGAACGCGGTGGCGCCCGATACGCCGGTATTCATTCTGCATCTGTACGACCGCGCCATCCTCAACGGTGCGGCGTTGCGCGCCGTGGGTTACGGCAAGGACACGCCGAACCCGCCGGGCGGCGAGATCGTGCGCGACGGCGCCGGCAATCCGACCGGGCTGCTGCTCGCCAAGCCGAATGCGACCATTCTCTACGCCACGCTCGCCAAAGGGCCGAAGCTGCCCCCGGAGTATCAGAAGAACTCCACGCGCCACTTCATGCGCGAGGTCAACCGGCTGGGCGTCACGGGCGTGATCGACGCGGGTGGCGGCTTTCAGAACTACCCCGAGGACTACGACATCATCGAGGCGCTGCACCGCGAGGGCCAGCTCACGGTGCGGCTCGCGTACAACCTATTCACCCAGAAACCCAAGGCCGAACTCGCCGACTTCAGCCAGTGGGTCAAGCAGGTCAGCCCCGGCCAGGGCGACGATCTCTATCGTCACAACGGCGCGGGCGAAATGCTGGTGTACACGGCGGCGGATTTCGAGGACTTCCGCGTCGAGCGTCCCGAAATGCCGCCATCGATGGAGGGCGATCTCGAACCGGTCGTGCGACTGCTCGCGGAGAACCTCTGGCCGTGGCGTCTGCATGCCACCTATGACGAAACCATCTCGCGCGCGCTCGACGTGTACGAGAAGGTCGCGAAGGACGTGCCATTCGAGGGCCTGCACTGGTTCTTCGATCACGCCGAGACGATCAGCGATCGCAACATCGACCGCATCGCGGCGCTGGGCGGCGGCATTGCGGTTCAGCACCGCATGGCGTACCAGGGCGAGTACTTCGTCGAGCGCTACGGAACGCGTGCGGCCGAAGCGACGCCGCCGATTCGCCGCATGCTCGAGCGCGGCGTGAAGGTCGGCGCGGGCACGGATGCGACGCGCGTCGCCTCGTACAACCCGTGGGTGTCGCTCTATTGGCTGGTGACCGGCAAGACCGTGGGCGGGCTGCGCATGTATGCGCCGGGCAACCTGCTCGATCGCGACGACGCGCTGCGACTGTGGACCGAAGCGAATACGTGGTTCTCGTCGGAGGTCGGCAAGAAGGGACAGATCAAGGTCGGACAGCTCGCCGATCTCGCGGTGCTCTCGGACGACTATTTCAGCGTGCCGGAAGACGAGATCCAGGACATCACGTCGGTGCTCACCCTGCTTGGCGGCAAGGTCGTCTACGGCGACGGCGACTTCGGCAAGTACGCGCCCGAGATACCGCCAGCGATGCCGGACTGGTCGCCAGCGCGCCATGGCGTCGGTTACAAGCCGCGCCAGCCGCAGGTCCTTAACGTCAGCGTGAGCTGCGCCTGCGCGACGTCGTGCGGCGTGCATGGCCATGCGCATGCGAAGGCGTGGTCGGCAGGCGTTCCGGCGTCGGACGAAAGCGGTTTCTGGGGGGCGCTCGGCTGTTCGTGCTGGGCGTTTTGA
- a CDS encoding hydrolase — protein sequence MSQPKLEVLTPQNSQLIFIDHQPQMAFGVQSIDRQVLKNNTVGLAKAARIFNIPTTITTVETESFSGFTYPELLDVFPDQKLLERTSMNSWDDQKVRDALAANGRKKVIVSGLWTEVCNTTFALCAMLEGGYEIYMVADASGGTSKEAHDYAMQRMIQAGVVPVTWQQVLLEWQRDWAHRDTYDAVMKLVKEHSGAYGMGVDYAYTMVHKATQRTATPHEALPAVPAR from the coding sequence ATGTCCCAGCCCAAGCTTGAAGTCCTCACCCCCCAGAACAGCCAGCTCATCTTTATCGACCATCAACCGCAGATGGCATTCGGCGTGCAGTCGATCGATCGGCAGGTGCTCAAGAACAATACCGTGGGGCTCGCCAAGGCCGCACGCATTTTCAATATCCCGACGACGATCACGACGGTGGAAACCGAATCGTTTTCGGGTTTCACGTATCCCGAGCTGCTCGACGTCTTCCCCGACCAGAAGCTGCTCGAGCGCACGTCGATGAACTCGTGGGACGACCAGAAAGTCCGCGACGCGCTGGCCGCCAATGGCCGCAAGAAGGTGATCGTCTCGGGCCTGTGGACGGAAGTCTGCAACACCACCTTCGCCCTGTGCGCCATGCTCGAGGGCGGCTACGAGATCTACATGGTGGCCGACGCCTCGGGCGGCACCTCGAAGGAAGCGCACGACTACGCCATGCAGCGCATGATCCAGGCGGGCGTGGTCCCCGTCACCTGGCAGCAGGTGTTGCTCGAATGGCAGCGCGACTGGGCGCATCGCGACACGTATGACGCCGTGATGAAGCTCGTCAAGGAACACTCGGGCGCGTATGGCATGGGCGTGGATTACGCTTACACCATGGTTCACAAGGCGACGCAGCGCACGGCCACGCCGCACGAAGCGCTGCCTGCCGTCCCGGCCCGCTGA
- a CDS encoding ShET2/EspL2 family type III secretion system effector toxin: MPWRSNVASTGAAPPKGGVGIAKTGEKSYPYFSAKRDTSINWNGSATMRDPKSTPIECRHFALVWAENFESRGGRTEYKDFESPEAIRRNIPPLVEDRFETRLLGAHCYLAENDGWGEVLARNIREMVGSDQKRRSLLVLTTDHAMAVGIKFKHEGEQRYCVLQFYDPNKTVTHLRAKIPFETIDREGLGKIMALSAQDFLSPSKMEEYRLGHNGPALFAGEPAANPADRLRLKPEGVLSASALNILFRVNLANELRAAVTQILASGLSSDQCFEQLRAARHDGTSGLYSALQNGYVDAVREYVKVVLDSSLLSAEQKFKLMVGDEPDGELGLQWAFENGHAETIRTYAKLVLASGLSPEQKVELMAARRPDGWPGVVGAFDHGRADAIRAYAEEISASDLSVECQYALLAAKDPDGESAAIQAFFRGHADAVRAYVESVLASKLSEQQQFELLMAKDSTGVSGAHLALKEGRADVVSAFTEVISASHLPEQYRSRLLEGLAPQKRGTWLRALRNRLDQVQVGNWNFSTKPKR, from the coding sequence ATGCCATGGCGTTCCAACGTCGCCAGCACCGGGGCTGCTCCGCCGAAAGGGGGAGTGGGGATCGCCAAGACAGGAGAAAAAAGCTACCCGTATTTTTCCGCCAAACGTGACACTTCAATCAACTGGAATGGTTCGGCTACCATGCGAGATCCTAAGTCTACGCCTATTGAGTGTCGCCATTTTGCTCTAGTCTGGGCCGAGAATTTCGAGAGTAGGGGCGGACGCACCGAGTACAAGGACTTTGAAAGTCCAGAGGCAATTCGTCGGAACATTCCGCCGCTAGTTGAGGATCGTTTCGAGACGCGACTCTTGGGGGCGCACTGCTATTTGGCTGAAAATGACGGATGGGGAGAAGTGCTTGCCAGGAACATTCGTGAAATGGTCGGCAGTGATCAAAAGCGCCGTAGCCTCCTTGTTCTGACAACCGACCATGCAATGGCGGTAGGTATCAAGTTTAAGCACGAAGGCGAGCAACGATATTGTGTTCTCCAGTTTTACGACCCTAACAAGACCGTTACACATCTGCGCGCAAAAATACCATTCGAGACAATCGACCGGGAGGGCCTCGGCAAGATTATGGCACTGAGCGCTCAGGACTTTCTGTCTCCTTCCAAGATGGAGGAGTACCGCCTCGGTCACAATGGTCCAGCATTGTTCGCGGGCGAGCCTGCGGCTAATCCCGCCGATCGACTGCGCCTTAAGCCAGAGGGAGTCCTATCTGCTTCTGCGCTGAATATCCTCTTTCGCGTAAACCTGGCCAATGAACTACGCGCGGCTGTCACTCAGATTCTTGCGTCAGGTTTGTCTTCGGATCAGTGCTTCGAGCAGCTCCGGGCAGCGAGACATGACGGTACTAGCGGACTTTACTCGGCGCTCCAAAACGGATATGTCGATGCTGTGCGCGAATACGTGAAGGTGGTATTGGATTCAAGTTTATTGTCGGCAGAGCAGAAGTTCAAACTGATGGTTGGCGACGAACCCGATGGGGAGCTCGGTCTACAGTGGGCGTTCGAGAACGGCCATGCGGAGACAATTCGTACGTATGCCAAGCTTGTCTTGGCTTCTGGTTTATCCCCTGAGCAGAAGGTCGAACTGATGGCGGCCCGTAGACCCGATGGCTGGCCGGGAGTGGTGGGGGCGTTCGATCATGGGCGTGCCGATGCCATACGCGCGTACGCGGAGGAGATTTCGGCATCGGACCTATCCGTTGAGTGTCAGTACGCGCTACTCGCGGCAAAAGACCCAGACGGAGAGTCTGCTGCCATTCAAGCATTTTTTCGCGGTCATGCTGACGCGGTGCGGGCATATGTTGAATCGGTTTTGGCTTCCAAACTATCCGAACAGCAACAATTCGAGCTTCTGATGGCGAAGGATTCCACAGGGGTATCAGGCGCGCATCTGGCGCTCAAGGAAGGTCGTGCGGATGTCGTGAGCGCGTTTACGGAGGTGATTTCGGCCTCGCATTTGCCTGAGCAATACCGTTCGAGATTGCTTGAAGGGCTGGCGCCTCAGAAGCGTGGCACCTGGTTGCGTGCCTTGCGAAATCGTCTCGATCAAGTTCAAGTGGGCAACTGGAATTTCTCTACCAAGCCCAAGCGCTGA
- a CDS encoding four-carbon acid sugar kinase family protein, whose amino-acid sequence MAMPIDMQVDIMHRPPLLYYGDDFTGATDTLATAARGGLRSVLLFAPPDAARLSALGTLDCLGIAGVSRSLAPAQMRDELAPIAELARRLRPRVLHYKVCSTFDSAPEVGSIGAAVRTLAPSMPSAWTAIVGGQPSLGRYCLFGHLFAAAGAGGKVFRIDRHPTMSRHPVTPMHEADLRRHLAAQGLQDIDLMPWTRYAPDAKASLGANLDALLNAGASNVLWDVATTEDLAQIGEQLWRHAQSAPLLAVGASSVTQALASAMPRHCEATTDDVAPARGAVLVLAGSLSPITAMQVRAAKSFDVVRLDAARLIEADGRYCAEAAATLAARLRADRHTLACTVPVDDTSSETSPRAVPPLALAQAGGRLLRQVLAAAPVSRLAIAGGDTSSHGVRALDAWGLTYAGTLAAGAPLCRLRSDSPALDGMEILLKGGQMGGEDLFERLVQGT is encoded by the coding sequence ATGGCCATGCCCATCGACATGCAGGTTGACATCATGCATCGACCGCCGCTGCTGTACTACGGCGACGACTTTACCGGCGCGACGGACACCCTCGCCACGGCGGCCCGCGGCGGGTTGCGCAGTGTGCTGCTGTTTGCGCCGCCGGACGCGGCGCGTCTGAGTGCGCTCGGCACGCTCGACTGTCTGGGTATCGCCGGCGTATCGCGTTCGCTCGCGCCGGCGCAGATGCGCGACGAGCTCGCGCCGATCGCCGAGCTGGCGCGCCGGCTACGCCCGCGAGTGCTTCACTATAAGGTCTGTTCGACCTTCGACAGCGCGCCGGAGGTCGGCAGCATCGGGGCGGCGGTGCGCACGCTGGCGCCCTCGATGCCGAGCGCGTGGACGGCCATCGTGGGCGGACAGCCCAGCCTCGGACGCTACTGTCTCTTCGGCCATTTGTTCGCCGCCGCGGGGGCCGGTGGCAAGGTGTTTCGCATCGACCGTCATCCGACGATGAGCCGCCATCCGGTCACACCGATGCACGAAGCGGATCTGCGACGGCACCTGGCAGCACAGGGACTGCAGGATATCGATCTGATGCCATGGACGCGCTATGCCCCGGACGCCAAGGCATCCCTCGGTGCCAACCTCGATGCGTTGTTGAACGCAGGGGCGTCCAATGTGCTCTGGGATGTGGCGACCACGGAGGATCTTGCACAGATCGGCGAGCAGCTATGGCGGCATGCGCAAAGTGCACCACTGCTGGCCGTCGGTGCGAGCAGCGTGACGCAGGCACTGGCGAGCGCGATGCCGCGGCACTGCGAGGCGACCACCGACGATGTGGCCCCTGCGCGCGGGGCGGTGCTGGTGCTCGCCGGCAGCCTTTCACCAATCACCGCGATGCAGGTGCGCGCGGCGAAATCGTTCGACGTTGTCCGTCTCGACGCGGCACGTTTGATCGAGGCGGACGGTCGGTATTGCGCCGAAGCCGCGGCAACCCTCGCCGCGCGACTTCGTGCCGACCGGCACACGCTGGCGTGTACGGTGCCAGTAGACGACACCTCGTCCGAAACGTCGCCCAGGGCGGTACCCCCACTGGCACTGGCGCAGGCGGGCGGACGTCTGCTCCGGCAGGTACTGGCGGCTGCCCCCGTCTCGCGCTTGGCGATCGCAGGCGGCGACACGTCGAGCCACGGGGTCCGCGCGCTCGACGCCTGGGGCCTCACCTATGCCGGCACGCTTGCCGCCGGCGCCCCGCTGTGTCGCTTGCGCAGCGACTCGCCGGCGCTCGATGGCATGGAGATTCTGCTCAAGGGCGGTCAGATGGGCGGGGAGGATCTGTTTGAACGGCTGGTGCAAGGAACGTAG